Proteins co-encoded in one Nicotiana sylvestris chromosome 7, ASM39365v2, whole genome shotgun sequence genomic window:
- the LOC138873374 gene encoding uncharacterized protein — MVGQVLEIHKITFYEDEPPLEGLGHNKVLHVNVQYEDYFITKILIDGNSSLNICPLVTFKILGKGLHEIKDGAINVKALDGSQKFTIGEISLCLQMGPTWFEVDFKVIDVLASYNLLLGWPWIHATRAIASTLHQEVKFEWNHQEVIIHGDALLLLVLMNQ; from the exons atggtaggacaagtgctggaaatccataagatcaccttttatgAGGACGAGCCACCActtgaagggctggggcacaacaaagtaCTGCACGTCAACGTGCAatacgaagattatttcatcaccaaaatcctgatcgatggaaattccagtcttaacatttgtccgttggtaacattCAAGATATTAGGTAAAggactgcatgagataaaggatggagcaatcaatgtgaaagccttggATGGTTCTCAAAAGttcaccattggtgagattagtttatgcctgcagatgggaccaacctggttcgaggtcgattttaAGGTAATAGATGTACTagcgtcttacaacttgctgttgggatggccatggattcatgctactAGGGCCatagcatcaacgctgcatcaggaagtaaagttcgaatggaatcaccaggaagtgatcattcacggcgatg cattactattacttgtcttgatgaaccaatga